The proteins below come from a single Streptomyces sp. SCSIO 75703 genomic window:
- a CDS encoding helix-turn-helix transcriptional regulator, which produces MTSLASGDARPAAPGVGPLLRAWRKRRRVSQLELALRAGSSARHISFVETGRSRPSEAMVLRLAEHLEVPMRERNALLLAAGYAPRFARTPLDDPALDGLRSGMERLLRGYEPYPALVVDAEYRVLAVNRGVGMLLEGVAEHLLAAPNAMRLALHPRGLAPRIRNLPEWRAHLLAQMERQAALLRSRPLRELYDEVAAYPAPDPAPYGPGETPAAGEPEVPAVPFALPLRIAHGGRALSFVSSVSTFNTPMDMTVAELAIEALLPADPATAAHLRALED; this is translated from the coding sequence ATGACCTCACTCGCGTCCGGTGACGCCCGGCCCGCCGCCCCGGGGGTGGGTCCGCTGCTGCGGGCCTGGCGGAAGCGGCGGCGGGTCAGCCAACTGGAGCTGGCGCTGCGGGCCGGTTCCTCCGCCCGGCACATCAGCTTCGTGGAGACCGGCCGGTCGCGGCCCAGCGAGGCGATGGTGCTGCGGCTGGCGGAGCATCTGGAGGTGCCGATGCGCGAGCGCAACGCGCTGCTGCTCGCGGCCGGGTACGCCCCGCGCTTCGCGCGTACCCCGCTGGACGATCCGGCGCTGGACGGGCTGCGCTCGGGCATGGAGCGGCTGCTGCGCGGCTACGAGCCGTACCCGGCGCTGGTGGTGGACGCGGAGTACCGGGTGCTGGCCGTCAACCGGGGCGTGGGGATGCTGCTGGAGGGCGTCGCGGAGCACCTGCTGGCGGCGCCGAACGCGATGCGGCTGGCGCTGCATCCGCGGGGGCTGGCGCCGCGCATCCGCAACCTCCCCGAGTGGCGGGCGCACCTGCTGGCGCAGATGGAGCGGCAGGCCGCGCTGCTGCGCTCGCGCCCGCTGCGGGAGCTGTACGACGAGGTGGCGGCCTACCCGGCGCCGGATCCGGCGCCGTACGGGCCCGGCGAGACCCCTGCGGCCGGGGAACCGGAGGTGCCGGCGGTGCCCTTCGCGCTGCCGCTGCGGATCGCGCACGGCGGGCGCGCCCTGTCCTTCGTGTCGTCCGTCTCCACGTTCAACACGCCGATGGACATGACGGTCGCCGAGCTGGCCATCGAGGCGCTGCTGCCGGCCGATCCGGCCACCGCCGCCCATCTGCGCGCGCTGGAGGACTGA
- a CDS encoding helix-turn-helix transcriptional regulator, with protein MSERRAAPTVGQVVLGRRLQELRERAGMRREEAAKVLRVAAATVRRMEMAEVALKIPYVQVLLTAYGVPEDEVGAFVKLAEDANRPGWWQRYHDVLPEWFSLYVSLEGAARIIRSYEPHFVPGLLQTEEYARAVLESGTIGNVGEETVERHVALRMERQRLLERSDPPHLWVVMDETVLRRPVSIDGSVMRGQLDKLLEFSSRHRVTLQVAEFEDGPHPGTYAPFTLFRFAQPELPDLVFTEYLSGALYLDSRTEVSAHLEVLDHMTARAASAQRTEKLLGEYRDRY; from the coding sequence GTGAGTGAGCGGCGGGCCGCACCCACGGTGGGCCAGGTGGTGCTGGGCAGACGGCTCCAGGAGCTGCGCGAACGGGCCGGCATGCGCCGCGAGGAGGCCGCGAAGGTGCTCCGGGTGGCCGCGGCGACGGTGCGGCGGATGGAGATGGCCGAGGTCGCCCTGAAGATTCCGTACGTGCAGGTGCTGCTGACGGCGTACGGCGTGCCGGAGGACGAGGTCGGGGCCTTCGTGAAGCTGGCCGAGGACGCCAACCGGCCCGGCTGGTGGCAGCGCTACCACGACGTGCTGCCCGAGTGGTTCAGCCTGTACGTGAGCCTGGAGGGCGCCGCCCGGATCATCCGCTCCTACGAACCGCATTTCGTGCCCGGACTGCTCCAGACGGAGGAGTACGCGCGGGCGGTGCTGGAGAGCGGCACCATCGGCAACGTGGGCGAGGAGACCGTCGAGCGGCACGTGGCGCTGCGGATGGAGCGCCAGCGGCTGCTGGAGCGGTCCGACCCGCCCCACCTGTGGGTGGTGATGGACGAGACGGTGCTGCGCCGCCCGGTCAGCATCGACGGCTCCGTGATGCGCGGGCAGCTCGACAAGCTGCTGGAGTTCTCCTCGCGGCACCGGGTGACGCTCCAGGTCGCCGAGTTCGAGGACGGCCCGCACCCGGGGACGTACGCGCCCTTCACGCTCTTCCGGTTCGCCCAGCCGGAACTGCCCGACCTGGTCTTCACCGAGTACCTGTCCGGCGCGCTGTACCTGGACTCCCGCACGGAGGTCTCGGCGCACCTGGAGGTGCTGGACCACATGACGGCACGGGCCGCCTCGGCCCAGCGGACCGAGAAGCTCCTCGGCGAGTACCGCGACCGCTACTGA
- the narJ gene encoding nitrate reductase molybdenum cofactor assembly chaperone, giving the protein MTGSLDVLYQAAALCLTYPDEDFRARLPLLREAAPQLRGFTEHAARAAPEELRAHYVEVFDFRNRHSLYLSWWTDGDTRRRGMSLVRFKELYRAHGLEFTGEELPDFLPAVLEFTARTGERGPLVEHRDALERLRTRLAAAGTPYARVLDAVCATLPPASPGADA; this is encoded by the coding sequence ATGACCGGGAGTCTCGACGTGCTCTACCAGGCGGCCGCGCTCTGCCTCACCTATCCCGACGAGGACTTCCGCGCCCGGCTGCCGCTGCTGCGCGAGGCCGCTCCGCAACTGCGGGGGTTCACCGAGCACGCGGCGCGCGCCGCGCCGGAGGAGCTGCGGGCGCACTACGTGGAGGTCTTCGACTTCAGGAACCGGCACAGCCTCTACCTGAGCTGGTGGACCGACGGCGACACCCGGCGGCGCGGCATGTCGCTGGTGCGTTTCAAGGAGCTGTACCGCGCCCACGGCCTGGAGTTCACCGGCGAGGAGCTGCCCGACTTCCTGCCGGCGGTACTGGAGTTCACCGCCCGCACCGGCGAACGCGGCCCGCTCGTCGAGCACCGCGACGCTCTGGAGCGGCTCCGCACCCGGCTCGCCGCCGCCGGAACGCCCTACGCGCGCGTCCTGGACGCCGTGTGCGCGACCCTGCCGCCCGCCTCCCCGGGAGCCGACGCGTGA